Part of the Pirellulales bacterium genome, ATTGTGGATTAACTTGAATTCCTTAAATCGAACTTCTTGAGCCGGTCCGCTGTGAATTTGTAGCGCAATTCGCCCCCGTATCTCGCCGTGAGGATCGTCGAGAGTGACGGAAAGTGTTCCGTTCACTGCCAGCCAGATATGATGCCCAACGGCGAGAATCTCGTAATGATTCCACTGGTTCGGCTTAACCGACTGTTCCCCCGCATCATTCCACACGAGCTTGCCGCGGCCGCTTTCGTGGTACAGTCGGCCCCAAAAGTCTTGTCCAATATCTGCCTGATATCCGAGAGCCTCGGAGGGGGGAAGTTTGCTGCTGCGAAATTGGATCCCGCTGTTCCGATGATTGGGAGTTAGCTTTACCGATACCGAGAGGAA contains:
- a CDS encoding DUF1080 domain-containing protein produces the protein MHFARIFKWLSLLVAFTAAVVRAQQPTDAVLFNGQDLIGWEGDTKYWKVEEGQLVGVAKNEVSENTFLWSKVPVENFFLSVSVKLTPNHRNSGIQFRSSKLPPSEALGYQADIGQDFWGRLYHESGRGKLVWNDAGEQSVKPNQWNHYEILAVGHHIWLAVNGTLSVTLDDPHGEIRGRIALQIHSGPAQEVRFKEFKLIHNPKIELAGYNEAQLLAALKQVGVAEAEAATPSLSDQKTESDSQSTK